A genomic segment from Sorangium aterium encodes:
- a CDS encoding PEGA domain-containing protein, translating into MMMNCRSLAVLFSAATLIAVPEIAAAQTATPQAAPANADAVTRADESYRRGLRLYSDKKYVEAEAELQSAWELNPTFDVAYNLGNTKYQLKKYREAAEHLSFALRNWPLVKTVAKLKPTAEQRFAESRAQVGALRVTVSVAGAEVLVDGKAVGRAPLEGEVFVEPGEHRVEARLEGYAPLSQTVKSAKGETADVGMALVPEKSEAQAAGAKTEGGMGAAGVGAGGPVMGQPPAGPVEPPPKKNWVPVIALGAASAVGLGVGIGMTVASNNASGDAHTQSTAIIEAGAQCVRPEASWVGPCEKVRSDASRADTLGNVARVAYIASGVLAIGAVTYALWPKSKRTEPVLALPVVHSSGAGLAVMGAW; encoded by the coding sequence ATGATGATGAACTGCCGATCCCTTGCTGTGTTGTTCAGTGCCGCGACGCTGATCGCCGTCCCTGAGATCGCTGCCGCGCAGACCGCCACGCCGCAGGCTGCGCCCGCCAACGCCGACGCGGTGACACGTGCCGATGAGTCCTACCGACGAGGGCTCCGTCTCTACTCGGACAAGAAGTACGTGGAGGCGGAGGCCGAGCTGCAGTCTGCGTGGGAGCTGAACCCGACGTTCGACGTGGCGTACAACCTCGGGAACACGAAGTACCAGCTGAAGAAGTACCGAGAAGCAGCGGAGCACCTGTCGTTCGCGCTGAGGAACTGGCCGCTGGTCAAGACAGTGGCGAAGCTGAAGCCGACGGCGGAGCAGCGATTCGCGGAGTCGCGAGCGCAGGTGGGGGCGCTGAGGGTGACGGTCAGCGTGGCGGGGGCGGAAGTGCTTGTGGACGGCAAGGCCGTGGGCCGAGCACCGCTGGAAGGCGAGGTGTTCGTCGAGCCAGGTGAGCACCGGGTAGAGGCGAGGCTGGAGGGGTATGCGCCGCTGAGCCAGACGGTGAAGAGCGCCAAGGGAGAGACGGCGGACGTGGGGATGGCGCTGGTGCCGGAGAAGAGCGAGGCGCAGGCGGCGGGCGCGAAGACGGAGGGCGGGATGGGCGCGGCGGGCGTGGGGGCCGGTGGGCCGGTGATGGGGCAGCCGCCGGCGGGGCCGGTGGAGCCGCCGCCGAAGAAGAACTGGGTGCCGGTGATCGCGCTGGGGGCGGCGAGCGCGGTGGGGCTCGGCGTGGGGATCGGGATGACGGTGGCGTCGAATAATGCGAGCGGGGATGCCCACACGCAGAGCACTGCGATCATTGAGGCCGGTGCGCAGTGCGTGAGGCCTGAAGCGTCGTGGGTCGGGCCATGCGAAAAGGTGCGGAGCGATGCATCGCGTGCCGACACATTGGGGAACGTTGCACGGGTCGCATATATCGCTTCGGGCGTGCTCGCGATCGGCGCGGTGACTTATGCGCTTTGGCCGAAGTCGAAGCGCACGGAGCCGGTACTTGCTCTGCCCGTGGTGCACTCGAGTGGTGCGGGCCTGGCCGTGATGGGGGCTTGGTGA
- a CDS encoding PEGA domain-containing protein, which translates to MASRNSAEAELESAWELNPTFDVAYNLGNTKYQLKKYREAAEHLSFALRNWPLVKTVAKLKPTAEQRLAESRAQVGALRVTVSAAGAEVLVDGKAVGRAPLDGEVFVEPGEHRVEARLEGYAPLSHTVKSAKGETAEVGLALVPVKSEARAAGVKTEGGMGAAGVGAGAPVMGQPPAGPVEPPPKKNWVPVIALGAASAVGLGVGIGMTVARNSAHDDARSKGEVILRAGGECATPSATFVKPCQELQSIGSRGATLGDAARVAYIASGALAIAAVTYVLWSRPKATTTERVRALPRVQTGSVGIDVLGAW; encoded by the coding sequence ATGGCGTCGAGGAACTCCGCGGAGGCTGAGCTTGAGTCGGCGTGGGAGCTGAACCCGACGTTCGATGTGGCGTACAACCTCGGGAACACGAAGTACCAGCTGAAGAAGTACCGAGAAGCAGCGGAGCATCTGTCGTTCGCGCTGAGGAACTGGCCGCTGGTCAAGACGGTGGCGAAGCTGAAGCCGACGGCGGAACAGCGGCTGGCGGAGTCGCGAGCGCAGGTGGGGGCGCTGAGGGTGACGGTCAGCGCGGCGGGTGCGGAAGTGCTTGTGGACGGCAAGGCCGTGGGCCGAGCGCCGCTGGACGGCGAGGTGTTCGTCGAGCCAGGTGAGCACCGGGTAGAGGCGAGGCTCGAGGGGTATGCGCCGCTGAGCCATACGGTGAAGAGCGCCAAGGGAGAGACGGCGGAAGTGGGGCTGGCGCTGGTGCCGGTGAAGAGCGAGGCGCGGGCGGCGGGCGTGAAGACGGAGGGCGGGATGGGCGCGGCGGGCGTGGGGGCCGGTGCGCCGGTGATGGGGCAGCCGCCGGCGGGGCCGGTGGAGCCGCCGCCGAAGAAGAACTGGGTGCCGGTGATCGCGCTGGGCGCGGCGAGCGCGGTGGGGCTCGGCGTGGGGATCGGGATGACGGTGGCGAGGAACAGCGCGCACGATGACGCACGCTCCAAAGGCGAAGTGATTCTTCGAGCCGGCGGAGAATGCGCGACACCCTCGGCTACGTTCGTCAAGCCGTGCCAAGAGCTTCAGAGTATCGGCTCCCGAGGCGCGACGTTGGGCGACGCTGCGCGAGTGGCCTACATCGCATCGGGAGCGCTGGCGATCGCTGCGGTGACATATGTCCTATGGTCTCGACCGAAAGCGACAACGACGGAGCGCGTTCGCGCATTGCCCCGGGTGCAGACGGGTAGTGTTGGAATCGACGTGTTGGGTGCGTGGTGA